Proteins encoded by one window of Glycine soja cultivar W05 chromosome 15, ASM419377v2, whole genome shotgun sequence:
- the LOC114385952 gene encoding uncharacterized protein LOC114385952, whose product MAARNERERLLTEALNNLAQVMANQGGGGGATMYHGLDRFQRNNPPTFKGGYDPEGAEAWLREIENIFRVMECQDHQKVLFATHMLADEAEYWWENTRPRLEGAGGVVVQWETFRQTFLEKYFPEDVKNRKEMEFLELKQESMTVAEYAARFENLVRYFPHYQGEAGERSKCVKFVNGLRPEVKMMVNYHGIHNFAQLTNMCRIFDEDQREKTAFYRNANASHGKDKKPVTHNRAKPYSAPPGKYGNHSGGQRTSGGLQPVGGSSQPINRVSQSAGRSSGGSGAPAILIDKKQEP is encoded by the exons ATGGCTGCGAGAAATGAGCGAGAACGACTTCTTACCGAGGCCTTGAACAACTTGGCGCAAGTTATGGCCAATCAGGGAGGCGGTGGAGGAGCAACTATGTACCATGGGTTAGATCGCTTTCAGAGGAACAACCCACCTACTTTCAAAGGGGGTTATGATCCTGAGGGTGCTGAGGCTTGGCTAAGGGAGATTGAGAATATCTTCCGGGTGATGGAGTGTCAGGACCATCAGAAGGTGTTGTTTGCTACTCACATGCTAGCAGATGAGGCGGAGTACTGGTGGGAGAACACTCGCCCACGTTTAGAGGGAGCAGGTGGTGTTGTTGTCCAATGGGAGACTTTCAGACAAACTTTTCTGGAGAAGTATTTTCCAGAAGATGTGAAGAATAGGAAGGAGATGGAGTTTCTCGAGCTGAAACAGGAAAGTATGACGGTAGCAGAGTATGCGGCGAGGTTTGAGAACCTTGTAAGGTATTTTCCTCATTATCAGGGGGAAGCTGGGGAGAGGTCCAAATGCGTGAAATTTGTCAATGGCCTTCGACCAGAAGTAAAAATGATGGTAAATTATCACGGTATTCATAACTTTGCACAGTTGACCAACATGTGTAGAATCTTTGATGAAGATCAGCGGGAGAAGACTGCTTTTTACAGGAATGCCAATGCTAGTCATGGGAAAGATAAGAAGCCTGTGACTCACAATCGTGCTAAGCCATATTCTGCCCCTCCCGGGAAATATGGAAACCATTCTGGAGGACAGAGGACTAGTGGAGGACTTCAACCAGTTGGTGGGAGTTCTCAGCCAATTAACAGGGTGTCTCAGTCTGCGGGTAGAAGTAGTGGTGGTAGTGGTGCTCCTGCtatcttgattga caagaagcaaGAACCATGA
- the LOC114388217 gene encoding nitrate regulatory gene2 protein, which yields MGCVLSSIDEDENIRKCKERKRAIKQLVKIRGEFSDSLLAYLKALRNTGATLRQFTESDSIEFETASNGIAEPASPSHHLLASPLRPPPRPPFLADKNTVNEDEILENADSNVPPLLIDSSLSSIGLFRSTDRREIVESIEEDNWEETKTEFEDEEAEAEAAAIAERLRRGKQKLIEPVDENSSAMSLYRKETTAMPVAVGRSGKTLEAIGKELDDHFLKASGCIKEIAVILDISGGDTLLRQNSGHLDRKRGNSAKVFSVLSWSRYSKSPPSTKDGAEFSGRSEPCKPGAHCATLKKLYAAEKKLFKALKEEGIVALEFDRKSMLLRKQEDENLDVVKIDKTRSSVDKLESDLISLRQCISDTTSSILEMIDEELLPQLVALTAGLTQMWRTMHESHKAQALISQHLSNLSDNHNMILNSEYHHQATIQFETEASYWYNSFCKLVKFQREYVRTLYEWIKLAESLKDSNECSNHSSILAICDQWERGLNESPDKETSEAIKSLVSCIRSITGQQIQEDNILKRLEKLDRKFQKCLNSLAEMQQRIDGDMADTSPRHPIHLKKTETEALKKQVESAKANYLDAVQYSRAMTLDHLQKTLPPLFQSLMEFSNASAQAIEAINTTGKPVE from the exons ATGGGGTGTGTTTTGTCAAGTATTGATGAGGATGAGAACATTCGCAAGTGCAAGGAAAGGAAGAGGGCGATTAAGCAGTTGGTGAAGATTAGAGGGGAGTTTTCTGATTCCCTATTAGCTTATTTGAAAGCATTGAGGAACACTGGTGCTACCCTTAGGCAATTCACTGAGTCTGATTCGATTGAGTTTGAAACTGCCTCTAATGGCATTGCTGAGCCGGCTTCTCCATCTCATCATCTGCTTGCATCCCCTCTGCGGCCGCCACCACGGCCTCCTTTTCTTGCTGACAAGAATACGGTGAACGAAGATGAAATACTAGAGAATGCCGACAGCAATGTGCCTCCGCTGCTAATTGACTCAAGTTTGAGCTCGATAGGGCTGTTTCGAAGCACTGATAGAAGAGAAATAGTAGAATCAATAGAGGAGGATAATTGGGAAGAAACCAAAACAGAATTTGAGGATGAAGAAGCAGAAGCAGAAGCTGCTGCAATTGCTGAAAGATTGCGTAGGGGAAAACAAAAGTTGATTGAACCAGTTGACGAAAATTCCTCTGCTATGAGTTTGTACAGAAAAGAAACTACAGCTATGCCTGTGGCGGTTGGTAGAAGTGGGAAAACATTGGAGGCTATAGGTAAAGAGCTGGATGATCATTTCCTGAAAGCATCTGGATGTATAAAGGAAATTGCTGTTATTTTAGATATCAGTGGAGGAGATACACTTCTACGGCAGAATTCTGGGCATCTTGATA GGAAGAGAGGCAATTCTGCAAAGGTCTTCAGTGTACTATCATGGAGTAGGTATTCAAAATCACCCCCATCCACCAAAGATGGTGCTGAATTTTCTGGTCGTAGTGAACCATGCAAGCCTGGAGCTCATTGTGCcacacttaaaaaattatatgcagCAGAGAAGAAACTTTTCAAGGCATTAAAG GAGGAGGGAATTGTTGCATTGGAGTTTGACAGGAAGTCCATGTTATTGCGTAAACAAGAGGATGAGAATCTTGACGTGGTCAAGATTGACAAAACTCGATCAAGTGTTGATAAGTTGGAGTCCGATTTAATAAGCCTAAGGCAGTGCATTAGTGACACAACTTCATCAATTTTGGAAATGATAGATGAGGAGCTTTTACCCCAGCTGGTTGCATTAACTGCAGG GTTGACACAAATGTGGAGGACAATGCATGAGTCCCATAAAGCCCAAGCACTCATCTCCCAGCATTTGAGTAACCTCAGTGATAATCATAACATGATACTAAATTCGGAATATCATCACCAGGCTACTATTCAATTTGAGACTGAGGCTTCTTATTGGTATAATAGCTTTTGCAAACTTGTAAAATTTCAACGGGAGTATGTGAGGACCCTCTATGAGTGGATTAAGCTTGCTGAAAGCCTCAAGGATAGTAATGAATGTAGCAATCATTCTTCTATTCTTGCCATTTGTGATCAGTGGGAGCGTGGGCTTAATGAGTCACCTGACAAG GAGACCTCTGAAGCAATAAAAAGCCTTGTGTCATGCATCCGTTCCATAACTGGCCAACAGATTCAGGAAGATAACATTCTGAAAAGGTTAGAAAAACTCGATAGGAAATTCCAAAAATGCTTGAACTCCTTGGCTGAGATGCAGCAAAGAATTGATGGAGATATGGCTGATACAAGCCCCAGGCATCCAATACATCTTAAGAAAACTGAAACCGAAGCCCTTAAGAAGCAAGTGGAAAGTGCGAAAGCAAATTATTTGGATGCTGTTCAGTATAGTAGGGCCATGACCCTAGATCACCTCCAAAAGACACTTCCCCCTCTCTTCCAGTCACTGatggagttttcaaatgcttcaGCTCAGGCTATTGAGGCTATCAATACCACAGGAAAGCCAGTAGAGTAG